The Streptomyces sp. HUAS MG91 sequence GTGCTCGCCGCGCGCCACGATCAGCGCGTCCTCGTCGGTCTTGCCGGGAGCGGCGCAGAAGGGACAGCCGTCGTCGGCTCCGGGGCCCGTCGGTTTGCCCTCGCCCTGGATGTAGGCGATGCGGTGCGGGGTCCACAGACGCCCGAATCCGTCCGGTTCACCCACTGGACCGATCTGCTGCTCCGGCTCACTCGTCATGAAGTGCAGCATATGGCGTGACCTCGGGACAGCGTGTCGCCGGGTGGGATACCGGGTGGCCGCACGCGATGCTGTGCGGATGACGGAGAGCCCCCTCGCCCGCTGGGAGCGGTACAACGGCGCCGTGCTCGGCGTGGCCTCCCTGCTGTACCTCGCCAGCTACGCGGTCCGGGTCCTGGGCCACGGCCTGCCCGCCGCCGTGCGCGACCTGTGTCTGGCGGTGACCTTCGCGTCCTGGGCCGTGTTCGCCCTGGACTACGGGGTGCGGCGGCGGCTCAGCGGGCAGCGCTGGCCGCGCTTCGTGCGCACGCACTGGCTGGACACGGTGGTGCTGGTGCTGCCGCTGCTGCGGCCGGTGCGGATCGTGCAGGCCTACGAGACGGTGCAGGCGCACCACGACGGGCCGCGGCTCGCCCTGCACGCGCGCGTGATCACGTACGCCGGTGTCTCGGTGACCCTGCTCGGCTTCGCGGGCTCGCTCGCCCTGTACCAGCAGGAGCGCACCGCTCCGGGCGCGGACATCGTCACGTACGGGGACGCGGTCTGGTTCACCTGCACGACGCTGTCGACCGTGGGCTACGGCGATCTGGCGCCGGTGACGCCGCTGGGGCGTCTCATCGCGGTGGGCGTGATGGCCTGTGGTCTGGCCCTGCTGGGCGCGGTCACCGGCACGTTCTCGTCGTGGCTGCTCCAGGTCTTCGCGCGGGAGGGCGAGAGGCCCCCGGGGAACTCCCCGGGGGCCTCCGACGGCAAGGACTGAGGCTCAGACCTGCGCGCGCTCCTCGACGACCTTCACGATCTTCGCGATGGCCTCGTCGACCGGGATGCCGTTCTCCTGCGAGCCGTCGCGGTAGCGGAAGGACACCGAACCGGCGTTCATGTCCTCGTCGCCCGCGATGACCATGAAGGGCACCTTGGCCTTCTGCTGGTTGCGGATCTTCTTCTGCATCCGGTCCGAGGACGCGTCGACCTCGACGCGCAGGCCCTGGGCACGGGCCTTCTCGGCGAACTGCTGAAGGTACTCCACGTGCCCGTCGCCGATCGGGATGCCGACGGCCTGGACCGGGGCCAGCCACGCCGGGAACGCGCCCGCGTAGTGCTCCAGGAGCACGCCGAAGAACCGCTCGATCGAGCCGAACAGGGCGCGGTGCAGCATAACGGGCTGCTGGCGCGAGCCGTCCGCCGCGGTGTACTCCAGGCCGAACCGCTTGGGCTGGTTGAAGTCCACCTGGAGGGTCGACATCTGCCAGGACCGGCCGATGGCGTCCTTGGCCTGCACGGAGATCTTCGGGCCGTAGTAGGCGGCGCCGCCCGGGTCCGGGACCAGCGGGAGGCCCTGCTTCTCGGCGGCCTGGCGCAGCGCCTCGGTGGCCTCCGCCCAG is a genomic window containing:
- a CDS encoding potassium channel family protein encodes the protein MTESPLARWERYNGAVLGVASLLYLASYAVRVLGHGLPAAVRDLCLAVTFASWAVFALDYGVRRRLSGQRWPRFVRTHWLDTVVLVLPLLRPVRIVQAYETVQAHHDGPRLALHARVITYAGVSVTLLGFAGSLALYQQERTAPGADIVTYGDAVWFTCTTLSTVGYGDLAPVTPLGRLIAVGVMACGLALLGAVTGTFSSWLLQVFAREGERPPGNSPGASDGKD